A DNA window from Augochlora pura isolate Apur16 chromosome 9, APUR_v2.2.1, whole genome shotgun sequence contains the following coding sequences:
- the LOC144475259 gene encoding exportin-4 isoform X1 has translation MEEPIINKLEKAAQVILAPPNLITLEQRQSADEVFLNFRKTKSPYQLCQQILETNTNDYILFEAAGLLKIALVVEWSSLNKQDIYSLRQYLLHYIINKPHLATYIKGKILQVIAIIIKINRFIDSGQEQQQFLDEVEDLIMTGDLSRKVIGCNLILAVLQEYKLDSKTSNVGYSMETHYAEKEAFEKESIKRIFKFSLGILDELIKKDGQDDTLTLLKHLLPILETICTWRITITSILFKIKHLIFTIAVLFNYISFLNSIVHPIVKFFYMYTDHTCLLHEHLSLDESWQDVILPPAVQDLFFTLYWKIRSNPQLAHIARICLVQLGTLDGSVFSSKEMKIQYFSNYTQRFLEFITNIEIIDQEAPGIAQIVKDLTKFISTNFTTLPEDLVKAFMEQLCRLTCLYVENSAQEEFLCANECLFSEGLDILFGIWIDILSTTSTSEKTIPYEFCKQSSMQIFNVYVQCHLCPPEGVRNLEEKDLNKKEDETEDDDKVRFKEQLQMIGCFGRQILDHSLSLLSHLIRDRTSKLREILNKLVGQTESLSTLNNTYTIKLYEDIHWLLLISGHVLCMESICEIPSIPTEIKDYCIEQANQRKIDINLISQFLVASENCSSDVNVAVTSVDNVIHVVTDIFRLCAIEKTAILVRLDSILSPVLSCTILWFLNRWSLSYLFEISIKEHTFLDVFRKGSSGASWAINFLLEKIEYSINVFKSEATIMQETIKLLMSLVVSRKKASEILKSERFKSIWKMAVKGQYHQEDFPSDVKKGLIKAVIVCVFIVTDIEEEEENYWGQVLLQPLQDRYIKITSDEKFLKSYQNEGTKFEIIDILERFIGVAQGSQHKITSSTRRIKILIQNMYPVLEKLPNLLSLYHNYQQIVQLILEFLFECSKITVPYNLSEAEESQIYEIFLNTMKSYMRHNNNRFEFNLSEEGNYQDIQFIMEMLCDLSQSANRPKLLADVFLCGLNIITPIVTINLLQFPILCSLYYRMITCFCENFPDKACNLPPELMRPMLESLEWGLFMSINQVPKLCLEIISYLAEHIYSHPTQILAPFLKLLMTALFSQQIDDDFIPSARYPLYYLIICYQEEYKQIVQNILAAQTDQQIVHRLAEAFTKLTTNPSNLDYEEIIINCPYDNGKS, from the exons atgGAAGAaccaataattaacaaattagaaaaagcTGCACAAGTTATTTTA GCACCACCCAACTTAATTACATTAGAACAACGACAATCTGCAGATgaagtttttttaaattttcgaaaaactaAGTCTCCTTATCAGCTCTGTCAGCaaattttagaaacaaatACAAACGATTATATTCTTTTCGAGGCAGCTGgtcttttaaaaatagcatTGGTAGTAGAATGGTCAAGTTTAAACAAGCAAGATATTTATTCCTTAAGACAATACCTTTTGcactatataattaacaaaccaCATTTAGCCACAtatattaaaggaaaaatattgcaagttattgcaattataattaaaataaacagattCATTGATTCTGGACAAGAAcagcaacaatttttagatGAAGTGGAAGATTTAATAATGACTGGAGATTTATCAAGA AAAGTTATAGGGTGTAATCTCATATTAGCAGTATTGCAAGAATATAAACTTGATAGTAAAACTTCAAATGTTGGTTATTCAATGGAAACCCATTATGCTGAAAAGGAAGCATTTGAAAAAGAatctataaaaagaattttcaagttCAGCCTTGGAATACTTGACGAATTGATTAAAAAGGATGGGCAAGATGATACTCTGACACTTCTCAAACATTTACTTCCAATTTTAGAAACAATATGTACATGGcgaataacaattacaagtatccttttcaaaattaaacatttgatATTTACTATTGCAGTacttttcaattacatttcattCCTTAACTCCATTGTACATCCTATTgtcaaattcttttatatgtatacagatCATACATGTCTTTTACATGAACATTTAAGTTTGGATGAAAGCTGGCAGGATGTAATATTACCTCCAGCTGTAcaggatttattttttactctGTATTGGAAAATTCGAAGCAACCCACAATTAGCTCATATAGCAAGAATTTGTTTAGTACAGTTGGGTACCTTAGATGGTTCAGTATTTTCAtcaaaagaaatgaaaatacaatacttttctaattatacTCAGAGATTTTTGgagtttattacaaatattgaaattattgaccAAGAAGCGCCTGGAATTGCTCAGATTGTAAAGGATTTgactaaatttattagtaCAAATTTTACAACTTTACCTGAGGATCTGGTAAAAGCGTTTATGGAACAGTTATGTAGATTAACTTGTTTATACGTGGAAAATTCAGCACAAGAAGAATTT tTGTGTGCAAATGAATGCTTATTCTCAGAGGGTTTGGATATTTTGTTTGGAATATGGATAGACATTTTATCAACAACTAGTACAAGTGAAAAAACGATTCCTTATGAATTTTGCAAGCAAAGTTctatgcaaatatttaatgtttatgtTCAGTGCCACTTATGTCCACCAGAAGGAGTAAGAAATCTAGAAGAGAAAGACCTGAACAAAAAAGAAGATGAAACTGAGGATGATGATAAAGTTAGATTTAAGGAGCAATTGCAAATGATTG GTTGTTTTGGAAGACAAATATTAGATCATTCTCTTTCACTATTGTCACATTTGATAAGAGATCGTACCTCGAAATTAcgagaaattttaaacaaattagtgGGACAAACTGAATCCTTAAGCACATTAAACAATacttatacaattaaattatatgaagacATACACTGGCTGTTACTCATATCAGGCCACGTACTTTGCATGGAATCTATTTGTGAGATTCCTTCAATACCTACGGAAATAAAGGATTATTGTATAGAACAG gcaaatcaaagaaaaatcgatataaatCTTATATCACAATTTTTAGTAGCATCAGAGAATTGTTCTTCAGATGTTAATGTGGCTGTGACATCAGTGGATAATGTTATACATGTTGTCACAGATATTTTTCGTCTGTGCGCTATAGAAAAAACTGCAATACTTGTCCGTTTAGACAGCATTTTAAGTCCTGTATTGAGCTGTACTATACTATGGTTTTTGAACAGATGGTCACTCAGTTATCTTTTTGAAATATCTATAAAAGAACATACATTTTTAGATGTATTTCGAAAAGGTAGTTCTGGTGCATCGTGGGCTATAAACtttcttttagaaaaaattgaatatagtaTTAATGTTTTCAAAAGTGAGGCTACCATAATGCaggaaactataaaattattaatgtctCTTGTTGTTTCACGAAAAAA agcatcagaaatattgaaatctgAACGATTTAAATCGATTTGGAAAATGGCGGTGAAGGGACAATACCACCAAGAAGACTTTCCATCAGATGTTAAAAAGGGATTAATAAAAGCAGTGATTGTTTGTGTATTCATAGTTACAGATatagaggaagaagaagagaattaTTGGGGACAAGTTTTATTACAACCACTTCAAGACaggtatataaaaattacctcggatgaaaagtttttaaaatcttatCAGAACGAAGGAactaaatttgaaattatagatattttagaaCGTTTTATTG GAGTTGCACAGGGATCTCAACATAAAATCACATCATCTAcacgtcgaataaaaatattgattcaaaATATGTATCCAGTACTAGAGAAACTTCCTAACTTACTGTCTTTGTATCATAATTATCAGCAAATAGTACAATTAATATTGGAATTCCTGTTTGAATGCTCAAAAATAACAGTTCCTTATAACTTGTCTgag GCTGAAGAATCGCagatatatgaaatattcttgAACACAATGAAAAGTTATATGCgccataataataatagattcgAATTTAATCTAAGTGAGGAAGGCAATTACCaagatatacaatttataatggAAATGTTATGTGATTTGTCACAGAGTGCTAACAGGCCGAAATTGCTTGCAGATGTATTTTTATGTGGTCTGAATATAATTACACCTATagtaactataaatttattacaatttccaATATTATGTTCACT ctACTATAGAATGATAACAtgtttttgtgaaaatttcCCTGACAAAGCATGTAATTTACCCCCTGAATTGATGCGGCCAATGTTAGAATCTTTAGAATGGGGTTTATTTATGAGTATTAATCAAGTACCTAAATTGtgtttggaaataatttcatatttagcagaaCACATATATTCACACCCCACGCAAATATTAGCGCCATTTTTGAAG TTGCTGATGACTGCACTTTTCTCACAACAAATTGATGACGATTTTATACCGTCAGCACGCTACCcactttattatttgataatctGTTATCAAGAGGAATACAAGCAGATcgttcaaaatattttggcTGCTCAGACGGATCAACAAATTGTACATAGACTGGCAGAAGCTTTTACAAAACTTACGACTAATCCAAGCAATTTGGATTACGAAGAAATTATCATTAAT TGCCCGTATGACAATGGAAAAAGTTAG
- the LOC144475259 gene encoding exportin-4 isoform X2, whose translation MEEPIINKLEKAAQVILAPPNLITLEQRQSADEVFLNFRKTKSPYQLCQQILETNTNDYILFEAAGLLKIALVVEWSSLNKQDIYSLRQYLLHYIINKPHLATYIKGKILQVIAIIIKINRFIDSGQEQQQFLDEVEDLIMTGDLSRKVIGCNLILAVLQEYKLDSKTSNVGYSMETHYAEKEAFEKESIKRIFKFSLGILDELIKKDGQDDTLTLLKHLLPILETICTWRITITSILFKIKHLIFTIAVLFNYISFLNSIVHPIVKFFYMYTDHTCLLHEHLSLDESWQDVILPPAVQDLFFTLYWKIRSNPQLAHIARICLVQLGTLDGSVFSSKEMKIQYFSNYTQRFLEFITNIEIIDQEAPGIAQIVKDLTKFISTNFTTLPEDLVKAFMEQLCRLTCLYVENSAQEEFLCANECLFSEGLDILFGIWIDILSTTSTSEKTIPYEFCKQSSMQIFNVYVQCHLCPPEGVRNLEEKDLNKKEDETEDDDKVRFKEQLQMIGCFGRQILDHSLSLLSHLIRDRTSKLREILNKLVGQTESLSTLNNTYTIKLYEDIHWLLLISGHVLCMESICEIPSIPTEIKDYCIEQANQRKIDINLISQFLVASENCSSDVNVAVTSVDNVIHVVTDIFRLCAIEKTAILVRLDSILSPVLSCTILWFLNRWSLSYLFEISIKEHTFLDVFRKGSSGASWAINFLLEKIEYSINVFKSEATIMQETIKLLMSLVVSRKKASEILKSERFKSIWKMAVKGQYHQEDFPSDVKKGLIKAVIVCVFIVTDIEEEEENYWGQVLLQPLQDRYIKITSDEKFLKSYQNEGTKFEIIDILERFIGVAQGSQHKITSSTRRIKILIQNMYPVLEKLPNLLSLYHNYQQIVQLILEFLFECSKITVPYNLSEAEESQIYEIFLNTMKSYMRHNNNRFEFNLSEEGNYQDIQFIMEMLCDLSQSANRPKLLADVFLCGLNIITPIVTINLLQFPILCSLYYRMITCFCENFPDKACNLPPELMRPMLESLEWGLFMSINQVPKLCLEIISYLAEHIYSHPTQILAPFLKLLMTALFSQQIDDDFIPSARYPLYYLIICYQEEYKQIVQNILAAQTDQQIVHRLAEAFTKLTTNPSNLDYEEIIINVRLILMMK comes from the exons atgGAAGAaccaataattaacaaattagaaaaagcTGCACAAGTTATTTTA GCACCACCCAACTTAATTACATTAGAACAACGACAATCTGCAGATgaagtttttttaaattttcgaaaaactaAGTCTCCTTATCAGCTCTGTCAGCaaattttagaaacaaatACAAACGATTATATTCTTTTCGAGGCAGCTGgtcttttaaaaatagcatTGGTAGTAGAATGGTCAAGTTTAAACAAGCAAGATATTTATTCCTTAAGACAATACCTTTTGcactatataattaacaaaccaCATTTAGCCACAtatattaaaggaaaaatattgcaagttattgcaattataattaaaataaacagattCATTGATTCTGGACAAGAAcagcaacaatttttagatGAAGTGGAAGATTTAATAATGACTGGAGATTTATCAAGA AAAGTTATAGGGTGTAATCTCATATTAGCAGTATTGCAAGAATATAAACTTGATAGTAAAACTTCAAATGTTGGTTATTCAATGGAAACCCATTATGCTGAAAAGGAAGCATTTGAAAAAGAatctataaaaagaattttcaagttCAGCCTTGGAATACTTGACGAATTGATTAAAAAGGATGGGCAAGATGATACTCTGACACTTCTCAAACATTTACTTCCAATTTTAGAAACAATATGTACATGGcgaataacaattacaagtatccttttcaaaattaaacatttgatATTTACTATTGCAGTacttttcaattacatttcattCCTTAACTCCATTGTACATCCTATTgtcaaattcttttatatgtatacagatCATACATGTCTTTTACATGAACATTTAAGTTTGGATGAAAGCTGGCAGGATGTAATATTACCTCCAGCTGTAcaggatttattttttactctGTATTGGAAAATTCGAAGCAACCCACAATTAGCTCATATAGCAAGAATTTGTTTAGTACAGTTGGGTACCTTAGATGGTTCAGTATTTTCAtcaaaagaaatgaaaatacaatacttttctaattatacTCAGAGATTTTTGgagtttattacaaatattgaaattattgaccAAGAAGCGCCTGGAATTGCTCAGATTGTAAAGGATTTgactaaatttattagtaCAAATTTTACAACTTTACCTGAGGATCTGGTAAAAGCGTTTATGGAACAGTTATGTAGATTAACTTGTTTATACGTGGAAAATTCAGCACAAGAAGAATTT tTGTGTGCAAATGAATGCTTATTCTCAGAGGGTTTGGATATTTTGTTTGGAATATGGATAGACATTTTATCAACAACTAGTACAAGTGAAAAAACGATTCCTTATGAATTTTGCAAGCAAAGTTctatgcaaatatttaatgtttatgtTCAGTGCCACTTATGTCCACCAGAAGGAGTAAGAAATCTAGAAGAGAAAGACCTGAACAAAAAAGAAGATGAAACTGAGGATGATGATAAAGTTAGATTTAAGGAGCAATTGCAAATGATTG GTTGTTTTGGAAGACAAATATTAGATCATTCTCTTTCACTATTGTCACATTTGATAAGAGATCGTACCTCGAAATTAcgagaaattttaaacaaattagtgGGACAAACTGAATCCTTAAGCACATTAAACAATacttatacaattaaattatatgaagacATACACTGGCTGTTACTCATATCAGGCCACGTACTTTGCATGGAATCTATTTGTGAGATTCCTTCAATACCTACGGAAATAAAGGATTATTGTATAGAACAG gcaaatcaaagaaaaatcgatataaatCTTATATCACAATTTTTAGTAGCATCAGAGAATTGTTCTTCAGATGTTAATGTGGCTGTGACATCAGTGGATAATGTTATACATGTTGTCACAGATATTTTTCGTCTGTGCGCTATAGAAAAAACTGCAATACTTGTCCGTTTAGACAGCATTTTAAGTCCTGTATTGAGCTGTACTATACTATGGTTTTTGAACAGATGGTCACTCAGTTATCTTTTTGAAATATCTATAAAAGAACATACATTTTTAGATGTATTTCGAAAAGGTAGTTCTGGTGCATCGTGGGCTATAAACtttcttttagaaaaaattgaatatagtaTTAATGTTTTCAAAAGTGAGGCTACCATAATGCaggaaactataaaattattaatgtctCTTGTTGTTTCACGAAAAAA agcatcagaaatattgaaatctgAACGATTTAAATCGATTTGGAAAATGGCGGTGAAGGGACAATACCACCAAGAAGACTTTCCATCAGATGTTAAAAAGGGATTAATAAAAGCAGTGATTGTTTGTGTATTCATAGTTACAGATatagaggaagaagaagagaattaTTGGGGACAAGTTTTATTACAACCACTTCAAGACaggtatataaaaattacctcggatgaaaagtttttaaaatcttatCAGAACGAAGGAactaaatttgaaattatagatattttagaaCGTTTTATTG GAGTTGCACAGGGATCTCAACATAAAATCACATCATCTAcacgtcgaataaaaatattgattcaaaATATGTATCCAGTACTAGAGAAACTTCCTAACTTACTGTCTTTGTATCATAATTATCAGCAAATAGTACAATTAATATTGGAATTCCTGTTTGAATGCTCAAAAATAACAGTTCCTTATAACTTGTCTgag GCTGAAGAATCGCagatatatgaaatattcttgAACACAATGAAAAGTTATATGCgccataataataatagattcgAATTTAATCTAAGTGAGGAAGGCAATTACCaagatatacaatttataatggAAATGTTATGTGATTTGTCACAGAGTGCTAACAGGCCGAAATTGCTTGCAGATGTATTTTTATGTGGTCTGAATATAATTACACCTATagtaactataaatttattacaatttccaATATTATGTTCACT ctACTATAGAATGATAACAtgtttttgtgaaaatttcCCTGACAAAGCATGTAATTTACCCCCTGAATTGATGCGGCCAATGTTAGAATCTTTAGAATGGGGTTTATTTATGAGTATTAATCAAGTACCTAAATTGtgtttggaaataatttcatatttagcagaaCACATATATTCACACCCCACGCAAATATTAGCGCCATTTTTGAAG TTGCTGATGACTGCACTTTTCTCACAACAAATTGATGACGATTTTATACCGTCAGCACGCTACCcactttattatttgataatctGTTATCAAGAGGAATACAAGCAGATcgttcaaaatattttggcTGCTCAGACGGATCAACAAATTGTACATAGACTGGCAGAAGCTTTTACAAAACTTACGACTAATCCAAGCAATTTGGATTACGAAGAAATTATCATTAATGtgagattaattttaatgatgaaataa
- the LOC144475259 gene encoding exportin-4 isoform X3 — translation MEEPIINKLEKAAQVILAPPNLITLEQRQSADEVFLNFRKTKSPYQLCQQILETNTNDYILFEAAGLLKIALVVEWSSLNKQDIYSLRQYLLHYIINKPHLATYIKGKILQVIAIIIKINRFIDSGQEQQQFLDEVEDLIMTGDLSRKVIGCNLILAVLQEYKLDSKTSNVGYSMETHYAEKEAFEKESIKRIFKFSLGILDELIKKDGQDDTLTLLKHLLPILETICTWRITITNHTCLLHEHLSLDESWQDVILPPAVQDLFFTLYWKIRSNPQLAHIARICLVQLGTLDGSVFSSKEMKIQYFSNYTQRFLEFITNIEIIDQEAPGIAQIVKDLTKFISTNFTTLPEDLVKAFMEQLCRLTCLYVENSAQEEFLCANECLFSEGLDILFGIWIDILSTTSTSEKTIPYEFCKQSSMQIFNVYVQCHLCPPEGVRNLEEKDLNKKEDETEDDDKVRFKEQLQMIGCFGRQILDHSLSLLSHLIRDRTSKLREILNKLVGQTESLSTLNNTYTIKLYEDIHWLLLISGHVLCMESICEIPSIPTEIKDYCIEQANQRKIDINLISQFLVASENCSSDVNVAVTSVDNVIHVVTDIFRLCAIEKTAILVRLDSILSPVLSCTILWFLNRWSLSYLFEISIKEHTFLDVFRKGSSGASWAINFLLEKIEYSINVFKSEATIMQETIKLLMSLVVSRKKASEILKSERFKSIWKMAVKGQYHQEDFPSDVKKGLIKAVIVCVFIVTDIEEEEENYWGQVLLQPLQDRYIKITSDEKFLKSYQNEGTKFEIIDILERFIGVAQGSQHKITSSTRRIKILIQNMYPVLEKLPNLLSLYHNYQQIVQLILEFLFECSKITVPYNLSEAEESQIYEIFLNTMKSYMRHNNNRFEFNLSEEGNYQDIQFIMEMLCDLSQSANRPKLLADVFLCGLNIITPIVTINLLQFPILCSLYYRMITCFCENFPDKACNLPPELMRPMLESLEWGLFMSINQVPKLCLEIISYLAEHIYSHPTQILAPFLKLLMTALFSQQIDDDFIPSARYPLYYLIICYQEEYKQIVQNILAAQTDQQIVHRLAEAFTKLTTNPSNLDYEEIIINVRLILMMK, via the exons atgGAAGAaccaataattaacaaattagaaaaagcTGCACAAGTTATTTTA GCACCACCCAACTTAATTACATTAGAACAACGACAATCTGCAGATgaagtttttttaaattttcgaaaaactaAGTCTCCTTATCAGCTCTGTCAGCaaattttagaaacaaatACAAACGATTATATTCTTTTCGAGGCAGCTGgtcttttaaaaatagcatTGGTAGTAGAATGGTCAAGTTTAAACAAGCAAGATATTTATTCCTTAAGACAATACCTTTTGcactatataattaacaaaccaCATTTAGCCACAtatattaaaggaaaaatattgcaagttattgcaattataattaaaataaacagattCATTGATTCTGGACAAGAAcagcaacaatttttagatGAAGTGGAAGATTTAATAATGACTGGAGATTTATCAAGA AAAGTTATAGGGTGTAATCTCATATTAGCAGTATTGCAAGAATATAAACTTGATAGTAAAACTTCAAATGTTGGTTATTCAATGGAAACCCATTATGCTGAAAAGGAAGCATTTGAAAAAGAatctataaaaagaattttcaagttCAGCCTTGGAATACTTGACGAATTGATTAAAAAGGATGGGCAAGATGATACTCTGACACTTCTCAAACATTTACTTCCAATTTTAGAAACAATATGTACATGGcgaataacaattacaa atCATACATGTCTTTTACATGAACATTTAAGTTTGGATGAAAGCTGGCAGGATGTAATATTACCTCCAGCTGTAcaggatttattttttactctGTATTGGAAAATTCGAAGCAACCCACAATTAGCTCATATAGCAAGAATTTGTTTAGTACAGTTGGGTACCTTAGATGGTTCAGTATTTTCAtcaaaagaaatgaaaatacaatacttttctaattatacTCAGAGATTTTTGgagtttattacaaatattgaaattattgaccAAGAAGCGCCTGGAATTGCTCAGATTGTAAAGGATTTgactaaatttattagtaCAAATTTTACAACTTTACCTGAGGATCTGGTAAAAGCGTTTATGGAACAGTTATGTAGATTAACTTGTTTATACGTGGAAAATTCAGCACAAGAAGAATTT tTGTGTGCAAATGAATGCTTATTCTCAGAGGGTTTGGATATTTTGTTTGGAATATGGATAGACATTTTATCAACAACTAGTACAAGTGAAAAAACGATTCCTTATGAATTTTGCAAGCAAAGTTctatgcaaatatttaatgtttatgtTCAGTGCCACTTATGTCCACCAGAAGGAGTAAGAAATCTAGAAGAGAAAGACCTGAACAAAAAAGAAGATGAAACTGAGGATGATGATAAAGTTAGATTTAAGGAGCAATTGCAAATGATTG GTTGTTTTGGAAGACAAATATTAGATCATTCTCTTTCACTATTGTCACATTTGATAAGAGATCGTACCTCGAAATTAcgagaaattttaaacaaattagtgGGACAAACTGAATCCTTAAGCACATTAAACAATacttatacaattaaattatatgaagacATACACTGGCTGTTACTCATATCAGGCCACGTACTTTGCATGGAATCTATTTGTGAGATTCCTTCAATACCTACGGAAATAAAGGATTATTGTATAGAACAG gcaaatcaaagaaaaatcgatataaatCTTATATCACAATTTTTAGTAGCATCAGAGAATTGTTCTTCAGATGTTAATGTGGCTGTGACATCAGTGGATAATGTTATACATGTTGTCACAGATATTTTTCGTCTGTGCGCTATAGAAAAAACTGCAATACTTGTCCGTTTAGACAGCATTTTAAGTCCTGTATTGAGCTGTACTATACTATGGTTTTTGAACAGATGGTCACTCAGTTATCTTTTTGAAATATCTATAAAAGAACATACATTTTTAGATGTATTTCGAAAAGGTAGTTCTGGTGCATCGTGGGCTATAAACtttcttttagaaaaaattgaatatagtaTTAATGTTTTCAAAAGTGAGGCTACCATAATGCaggaaactataaaattattaatgtctCTTGTTGTTTCACGAAAAAA agcatcagaaatattgaaatctgAACGATTTAAATCGATTTGGAAAATGGCGGTGAAGGGACAATACCACCAAGAAGACTTTCCATCAGATGTTAAAAAGGGATTAATAAAAGCAGTGATTGTTTGTGTATTCATAGTTACAGATatagaggaagaagaagagaattaTTGGGGACAAGTTTTATTACAACCACTTCAAGACaggtatataaaaattacctcggatgaaaagtttttaaaatcttatCAGAACGAAGGAactaaatttgaaattatagatattttagaaCGTTTTATTG GAGTTGCACAGGGATCTCAACATAAAATCACATCATCTAcacgtcgaataaaaatattgattcaaaATATGTATCCAGTACTAGAGAAACTTCCTAACTTACTGTCTTTGTATCATAATTATCAGCAAATAGTACAATTAATATTGGAATTCCTGTTTGAATGCTCAAAAATAACAGTTCCTTATAACTTGTCTgag GCTGAAGAATCGCagatatatgaaatattcttgAACACAATGAAAAGTTATATGCgccataataataatagattcgAATTTAATCTAAGTGAGGAAGGCAATTACCaagatatacaatttataatggAAATGTTATGTGATTTGTCACAGAGTGCTAACAGGCCGAAATTGCTTGCAGATGTATTTTTATGTGGTCTGAATATAATTACACCTATagtaactataaatttattacaatttccaATATTATGTTCACT ctACTATAGAATGATAACAtgtttttgtgaaaatttcCCTGACAAAGCATGTAATTTACCCCCTGAATTGATGCGGCCAATGTTAGAATCTTTAGAATGGGGTTTATTTATGAGTATTAATCAAGTACCTAAATTGtgtttggaaataatttcatatttagcagaaCACATATATTCACACCCCACGCAAATATTAGCGCCATTTTTGAAG TTGCTGATGACTGCACTTTTCTCACAACAAATTGATGACGATTTTATACCGTCAGCACGCTACCcactttattatttgataatctGTTATCAAGAGGAATACAAGCAGATcgttcaaaatattttggcTGCTCAGACGGATCAACAAATTGTACATAGACTGGCAGAAGCTTTTACAAAACTTACGACTAATCCAAGCAATTTGGATTACGAAGAAATTATCATTAATGtgagattaattttaatgatgaaataa